From one Oceanispirochaeta sp. M1 genomic stretch:
- a CDS encoding sulfatase-like hydrolase/transferase, which produces MNRKYLLSITALVLFSFWLLFPRFSKDWNILEDDDLLSGKKDYLNSLTRGSRSPNVIIIMADDLGRNDMALYDEVNGFKTPNLEALADTGVYFTDANASSPVCAPSRAGMLTGRVQNRYGFDSQPMQLYPTFPLLYYSFKYLVDSDEMHPVPMGKFPYKREMEKQGVPQSELYLQEVLKQSDYSTALIGKWHLGYGESQHPLNRGFDKFYGFLEAFTYFADPDDEGIVSYEHDLFWEKHIWNKKRKGPSAIQEDGVVINEKRHLTDAITEESLEFISSHLAGNSEKPFFVLAAYNAPHTPFQELREYYDLFPEIEDENRRVYGAMIKHLDDAIGRLLQGLDDMGLRENTLIIFASDNGGASYTLATENGELAGGKLTQFEGGLEIPFIMSWPGKIPRNTNYDSPVTLIDTYSTVLEAIEIDLPEDRILDSVNLIPFVLGDSKEEPHDALFWKSGFNLSIRKDGWKLMYNKNNGEYQLYNLILDRSESQDLSSRYPEHSQELLKEVLELESQCKPAMWPRVMDFEIEVNGKTYLFAT; this is translated from the coding sequence ATGAACAGAAAATATTTATTATCAATAACGGCTCTTGTTCTCTTTTCTTTCTGGCTGCTATTTCCACGATTCAGCAAGGACTGGAATATACTGGAAGATGATGATTTGCTTTCAGGAAAAAAGGACTATCTTAATTCTCTTACAAGGGGTTCCCGATCACCCAATGTAATCATCATTATGGCCGATGATCTGGGGCGTAATGATATGGCCCTGTATGATGAAGTTAATGGATTCAAGACTCCCAATCTTGAGGCTCTTGCAGACACCGGTGTCTATTTCACCGATGCGAATGCCAGCTCTCCTGTCTGTGCCCCCTCCAGAGCCGGTATGCTCACGGGAAGAGTTCAGAACAGATATGGTTTTGATTCTCAGCCGATGCAGCTCTACCCTACTTTCCCGCTTCTTTATTACAGCTTCAAGTACCTTGTGGACAGCGATGAAATGCATCCTGTCCCCATGGGAAAGTTTCCGTATAAAAGGGAGATGGAAAAACAAGGTGTACCTCAAAGTGAACTCTATCTTCAGGAAGTCCTTAAGCAGTCGGATTACTCAACAGCCTTGATCGGAAAGTGGCATCTTGGTTACGGGGAGAGCCAGCATCCTTTAAACAGGGGATTTGATAAGTTCTACGGTTTTCTTGAAGCCTTCACATATTTTGCAGATCCCGATGATGAGGGGATTGTGAGCTATGAACATGATCTTTTCTGGGAGAAACATATCTGGAATAAGAAGAGAAAAGGTCCAAGTGCCATTCAGGAAGATGGTGTTGTCATCAATGAAAAACGTCACCTCACCGATGCCATCACAGAGGAATCCCTTGAGTTTATCTCATCCCATCTTGCTGGGAATTCTGAGAAGCCCTTCTTTGTACTCGCTGCCTACAATGCACCCCATACTCCCTTTCAGGAGTTACGTGAGTATTATGATCTGTTTCCTGAGATAGAGGATGAGAACAGGCGAGTCTACGGGGCCATGATCAAACATCTGGATGATGCCATAGGCAGGCTTTTGCAGGGTCTCGATGATATGGGACTCAGAGAGAATACTCTGATTATCTTTGCAAGCGATAACGGTGGTGCCAGTTATACCCTGGCCACAGAGAACGGCGAACTGGCCGGGGGGAAACTAACTCAGTTTGAAGGGGGGCTGGAAATTCCATTTATCATGAGTTGGCCCGGTAAAATACCCCGAAATACGAACTATGACAGCCCGGTGACCCTGATTGATACCTATTCTACGGTTCTTGAAGCCATTGAGATTGATCTTCCGGAAGACCGGATACTGGACAGTGTGAATCTGATTCCCTTTGTTCTTGGTGATAGTAAGGAAGAACCCCATGATGCTCTGTTCTGGAAAAGCGGATTTAACCTTTCGATCCGTAAAGATGGCTGGAAGCTTATGTATAATAAAAATAATGGGGAATATCAGCTTTATAATCTGATCCTTGACCGCTCTGAATCTCAGGATCTTTCATCCCGATACCCGGAGCATTCCCAGGAACTTCTAAAAGAGGTCCTGGAGCTGGAATCTCAATGTAAACCGGCCATGTGGCCCAGGGTCATGGACTTTGAAATCGAAGTAAACGGAAAAACCTACCTATTTGCCACATGA
- a CDS encoding SPFH domain-containing protein — MNTSWLLIAFLVFFLILLIKNIRIVPQAQTFILERLGAYQSTWEVGLHVKIPLVDRVSNKVSMKENVIDFDPQPVITKDNVTMQIDTVVYYQITDPKLFTYGVDRPISAIENLTATTLRNIIGDLELDETLTSRDIINTKMRAILDEATDPWGIKVNRVEVKNILPPQDIQEAMEKQMRAERERRESIIRAEGEKNSAILVSEGKKASAILEAEGAKASSILRAEAAKEVAIREAEGEAEAILSIQQATAKGLAMLKQAQVDDSVIKLKSFEALVKVADGQSTKIIIPSDIQNLAGLVSSLTEVAK, encoded by the coding sequence ATGAATACATCATGGTTATTAATTGCCTTTCTAGTCTTTTTTCTGATTCTTTTAATAAAAAATATCAGAATCGTTCCTCAGGCTCAGACATTTATTCTTGAGAGACTTGGTGCCTATCAGAGTACCTGGGAAGTAGGACTTCATGTGAAGATCCCTCTGGTAGACAGAGTTTCCAACAAGGTTTCAATGAAAGAAAATGTAATAGACTTTGATCCCCAGCCTGTTATCACAAAAGATAATGTTACCATGCAGATTGATACTGTTGTCTACTATCAGATTACAGATCCAAAGCTCTTCACCTATGGTGTCGACCGTCCTATTTCAGCCATTGAAAACCTCACAGCCACAACTCTGAGAAATATCATCGGTGACCTGGAACTGGATGAGACTCTTACATCAAGAGATATTATCAATACTAAGATGCGTGCCATCCTGGATGAAGCCACAGACCCCTGGGGCATCAAGGTCAACCGTGTTGAAGTTAAGAACATACTTCCTCCCCAGGACATTCAGGAAGCCATGGAAAAACAGATGAGAGCCGAGCGTGAAAGACGTGAGTCCATCATCCGTGCGGAAGGTGAAAAGAATTCTGCAATCCTTGTTTCTGAAGGTAAAAAAGCCTCAGCCATCCTGGAAGCAGAGGGTGCCAAGGCATCATCTATCCTACGTGCAGAAGCCGCAAAAGAAGTTGCTATCCGTGAGGCAGAAGGTGAAGCAGAAGCTATCCTCTCTATACAGCAGGCTACTGCCAAGGGTCTCGCCATGCTTAAACAGGCTCAGGTTGATGATTCTGTCATCAAGCTGAAAAGTTTTGAAGCCCTTGTAAAAGTAGCTGATGGTCAGTCTACTAAGATTATAATCCCTTCAGACATTCAAAACCTGGCAGGTCTTGTTTCTTCTCTCACAGAAGTCGCTAAATAA
- a CDS encoding TrkA family potassium uptake protein has product MTPYQRFLLALALIIFLIFSGIFGFMNLENWNFADSLYMTFVTISTVGFAEVHPLSTEGRYFTMGLILVSLLIIGYIITTLMSFLFEGQLLHTMRERRMKHFLGQIKDHFIICGFGEVGRETAEELNKNKIPFVIVDWDITDIDKEKYPSYTMIDGDASEEEVLSRARIDKARGLICCLPEDPQNVFTVLTAREMNPKLNIVSRASHERTVSKLKKAGANRVITPKVIAGRRLATVSIRPSVSRFLDTIAAGGKDDVHIESCHLGTDSGLISKTLRESNIGQHTGAVIIGILDSDGNLRSNQSNRSTIASIQLNQGDELIAMGNEDQLKSLKKFASLQ; this is encoded by the coding sequence ATGACACCATATCAGCGATTTTTACTGGCACTGGCATTGATCATATTTCTCATCTTTTCAGGAATCTTCGGATTTATGAATTTAGAGAACTGGAACTTTGCAGACAGCCTCTATATGACATTCGTCACTATATCCACCGTCGGCTTTGCCGAAGTTCATCCTCTGTCCACAGAGGGCCGGTATTTTACCATGGGTCTCATCCTTGTGAGTCTGCTGATTATCGGTTATATCATCACCACACTTATGTCCTTTCTATTTGAAGGACAATTACTCCATACAATGAGGGAGAGACGCATGAAGCATTTCCTGGGTCAGATTAAAGATCATTTTATAATATGCGGATTTGGAGAGGTCGGTAGAGAAACTGCCGAAGAGCTGAATAAGAATAAAATACCCTTTGTCATCGTGGATTGGGATATTACAGATATTGACAAAGAGAAGTATCCCTCCTATACGATGATTGACGGGGATGCTTCGGAAGAGGAAGTACTGTCCAGGGCCAGGATCGACAAGGCCCGGGGACTGATCTGCTGTCTGCCCGAAGATCCGCAGAATGTATTTACAGTGCTCACTGCCCGTGAAATGAATCCAAAACTGAATATTGTTTCAAGAGCCTCTCATGAAAGGACTGTATCCAAACTTAAGAAGGCAGGAGCCAACAGGGTTATTACTCCTAAGGTAATAGCAGGGCGCCGTCTGGCAACAGTCAGTATCAGACCTTCGGTGAGCCGCTTTCTGGATACCATAGCAGCAGGAGGAAAGGATGATGTCCATATTGAATCCTGTCATCTGGGTACTGATTCAGGTCTGATCAGTAAGACATTGAGAGAAAGTAATATCGGTCAGCACACGGGTGCTGTTATTATCGGGATTCTTGATTCTGATGGAAATCTGAGAAGTAATCAGTCAAACCGCAGCACAATTGCATCTATCCAGTTAAATCAGGGAGATGAGCTGATAGCCATGGGTAATGAGGATCAGTTGAAATCGCTTAAAAAATTCGCATCTCTTCAATAA
- a CDS encoding NfeD family protein, which translates to MEISMPLEIVNNMPWVWLTIAVIMTVIEGLTMGLTTVWLAIAALISMILAFFIPSTTLQITVFLVLSIIMLLFTRPIAVKKMKLGKERTNSDRMIGMKGIVQIPVSQDNPGQVKVGGQIWTARPEDKEKKYTVDEQVQVIRIEGVTLIVGNSAE; encoded by the coding sequence ATGGAAATATCAATGCCTTTAGAAATCGTAAACAACATGCCCTGGGTCTGGCTGACAATCGCCGTGATCATGACTGTCATAGAGGGTCTTACAATGGGACTCACAACAGTCTGGCTGGCCATTGCTGCCCTTATTTCAATGATTTTAGCCTTCTTCATTCCCTCAACCACTCTGCAGATAACAGTCTTTCTTGTTCTCTCAATCATTATGCTTTTGTTCACAAGACCCATTGCTGTCAAGAAGATGAAGCTGGGAAAAGAGAGAACCAACAGCGACCGAATGATTGGAATGAAGGGTATCGTACAAATCCCTGTATCACAGGACAATCCCGGACAGGTCAAAGTCGGTGGACAGATCTGGACAGCCCGGCCTGAAGATAAAGAAAAAAAGTACACAGTTGATGAGCAGGTTCAGGTGATCCGTATTGAGGGTGTCACATTAATCGTAGGTAATTCGGCAGAATAA
- a CDS encoding aconitate hydratase: protein MAERTTPINLVENAYKKTRSNLVTIRKRLGRPLTLSEKTFYGHLRDPENQDLTRGKSFLLLQPDRVAMQDATAQMAILQFMLSGRKESAVPATVHCDHLIRAYSGNDADLKRANEENKEVYEFLASASSRYNIGFWEPGAGIIHQIVLENYAFPGGMMIGTDSHTPNAGGLGMAASGVGGADASDVMAGLAWEVKTPEVLGVKLIGKLQGWTSPKDVIFKLLEKLTVKGGTNRVVEYFGEGCESISCTGKATITNMGAELGATCSLFPYDSRMAAYLKSTDRADLAAAADKSNDILCADPEVAQNPADYYDMLIEIDLSTLEPQISGPHSPDAVTAISEMKAKAKDQDWPTDLTAALIGSCTNSSYEDIDRSASIVRQALEMGVKPALPLMVSPGSQLVKDTIARDGQLATLEEGGAVMLSNSCGPCIGQWQREDIPKGTRNSLVNSFNRNFRGRNDGNPETLSFLASPEMVTIMAISGKLDFNPYTDTLVNEKGEEVKFDAPRGDDLPQKGYEDNKAGYQAPRGGDTKVMVADDSQRLQLLTPFTPWDGSDFESLPLLAKAKGKCTTDHISPAGPWLKFRGHLDNISDNMLSGATNAFTDEVGVGKNLNSAARGITFSDNARAYKKEGLQFVIVGDENYGEGSSREHAAMSPRLLGCAAVLVKSFARIHETNLKKQGILALSFKDPSDYDKIQEDDRISVKGLTSLSPGSELEIVLNHADESSDSIVAVHTLNDEQIRWFKSGSALNLLRSES, encoded by the coding sequence ATGGCAGAACGTACAACGCCAATCAATCTGGTAGAAAATGCATATAAAAAGACCCGGAGCAATCTGGTAACCATAAGAAAACGTCTGGGCAGACCCCTCACACTTTCAGAAAAGACTTTTTACGGTCACCTGAGAGATCCTGAGAATCAGGACCTTACAAGGGGCAAAAGCTTTCTCCTTCTGCAGCCCGACAGGGTAGCCATGCAGGATGCAACTGCTCAGATGGCAATCCTTCAATTTATGCTCAGCGGCAGAAAAGAGTCCGCCGTACCTGCCACAGTTCACTGTGACCACCTTATCCGTGCATACAGCGGAAACGATGCAGACTTAAAAAGAGCTAATGAGGAAAACAAGGAAGTCTATGAATTTCTTGCCTCAGCCTCAAGCCGTTACAATATAGGTTTCTGGGAACCCGGTGCAGGAATCATTCATCAGATTGTTCTTGAAAATTACGCCTTTCCCGGTGGTATGATGATCGGAACAGACTCTCATACCCCCAATGCCGGTGGTCTGGGAATGGCTGCAAGCGGTGTTGGCGGTGCAGATGCTTCTGATGTAATGGCCGGACTGGCCTGGGAAGTTAAGACTCCTGAGGTTCTGGGAGTTAAGCTCATAGGAAAACTTCAGGGCTGGACCTCTCCAAAGGATGTAATTTTCAAACTTCTTGAAAAACTGACTGTAAAGGGCGGAACCAACAGGGTTGTTGAGTACTTCGGTGAGGGATGCGAGAGCATCAGCTGTACCGGTAAGGCCACCATAACCAATATGGGCGCCGAGCTTGGAGCAACCTGTTCCCTCTTCCCCTACGACAGCAGAATGGCCGCCTACCTGAAATCCACAGACCGTGCAGATCTTGCTGCGGCAGCAGATAAAAGTAACGATATTCTCTGCGCCGATCCTGAAGTAGCTCAGAATCCTGCAGATTACTACGATATGCTTATCGAGATAGATCTCAGTACACTTGAACCCCAGATTTCAGGACCCCACTCCCCCGATGCGGTAACGGCAATTTCTGAAATGAAAGCAAAGGCGAAGGATCAGGACTGGCCCACAGATCTGACTGCAGCCCTTATAGGCAGCTGTACCAACAGCTCCTACGAAGATATTGACCGTTCTGCCTCCATTGTGAGACAGGCTCTTGAGATGGGTGTTAAACCCGCACTGCCCCTGATGGTTTCACCCGGCTCACAGCTGGTTAAGGACACCATTGCCAGGGATGGTCAGCTGGCGACACTTGAAGAAGGGGGTGCCGTAATGCTCAGTAACTCATGCGGCCCCTGTATCGGTCAGTGGCAGAGAGAAGATATCCCCAAGGGGACCAGAAACTCTCTTGTAAACAGTTTCAACAGAAACTTCAGAGGAAGAAACGACGGGAATCCCGAGACCCTCTCCTTCCTGGCCAGTCCCGAGATGGTAACCATTATGGCTATAAGCGGTAAGCTGGATTTCAATCCCTACACCGACACACTGGTCAATGAAAAAGGTGAAGAGGTCAAGTTTGATGCTCCCAGGGGTGATGACCTGCCCCAGAAAGGTTATGAAGACAACAAGGCAGGTTACCAGGCACCCAGAGGCGGTGATACAAAGGTTATGGTGGCAGACGACTCTCAGAGACTTCAGCTCCTGACACCTTTTACACCCTGGGATGGTTCTGACTTCGAATCACTCCCCCTTCTGGCCAAAGCCAAAGGTAAGTGTACAACAGACCACATCAGTCCTGCAGGCCCCTGGCTGAAGTTTAGAGGCCATCTTGATAATATCTCCGACAACATGCTCAGCGGAGCTACAAACGCTTTCACAGATGAAGTAGGAGTGGGTAAAAACCTGAACAGCGCCGCTAGGGGGATAACTTTCTCCGACAATGCACGGGCCTATAAGAAAGAGGGTCTTCAGTTTGTAATCGTAGGTGATGAAAACTATGGCGAGGGAAGCAGCCGTGAACATGCTGCCATGAGTCCCAGACTCCTTGGCTGTGCGGCAGTTCTGGTAAAAAGCTTTGCCCGTATCCACGAAACCAACCTGAAGAAACAGGGAATCCTGGCGCTGAGCTTCAAAGATCCCTCTGACTATGACAAGATTCAGGAAGATGACAGGATCTCGGTTAAGGGGCTGACTTCACTCTCTCCCGGATCTGAACTGGAAATAGTCCTGAATCATGCAGATGAGAGCAGTGATAGTATCGTTGCAGTTCATACTCTGAATGACGAGCAGATCCGCTGGTTCAAATCAGGTTCGGCACTGAATCTTTTAAGATCAGAATCCTGA
- the sppA gene encoding signal peptide peptidase SppA — translation MNKTSGRRGFFSIFFSSIDFIRKLILNLIFWGLVVAVIYSLIPSRVNIPQGSVLMLQPVGTIVERNDSEPMADWMSSFTGNVTETPLLYLSRSIRTAAKDERISSLFLDLSGLQYASLAALQELESDLQYFKSTNKKIIAWSSYYNLYAALLASTADEVYMDPMGSVSLPGYSVYRTYYADAMEKWNLEMAYFHAGEFKSYGEPYIASEMSRDMKRENQRWLDELWDQYLSTLAINRELSSDDLKNWIAQYPDMIKGAENSEAEAALKASLIDGILTPIELDKELVRLTGSERKDMIWGGDYHPVQDGAIPGEKEVYVLTASGQIHGGESRPWSIGSDTVVNTLDRISEDKNIAALVLRLDTGGGSAFASELIRRKLVEMKKKGTRIVVSMGGVTASGGYWIASAADEIWSAPGTITGSIGVFTMVPQISGFTEGTLNLHSDGVGTTWMSGQGRLDQPLNEQSRSVFQTTVNQTYTQFLDLVAESRSMSVGSLKPLAEGRIWTGNEALANGLADHTGTLNQAIESAALLARLDDYRVEYHKEEPLNMDDVLGSIQGIRMSGISKFLESLLPSVSEDILNLKPGHVYALSHVANR, via the coding sequence ATGAATAAAACTTCAGGAAGAAGAGGATTCTTCTCCATATTTTTCTCATCAATAGACTTTATCCGCAAACTGATTCTCAATCTTATATTCTGGGGTCTTGTGGTTGCCGTCATATATTCTCTTATTCCTTCCAGGGTCAATATTCCTCAGGGATCGGTATTGATGCTTCAGCCGGTGGGCACAATCGTTGAGCGTAATGATTCAGAGCCCATGGCTGACTGGATGAGCTCATTTACGGGCAATGTCACAGAAACACCCCTGTTATATCTTTCAAGATCGATAAGAACAGCAGCGAAGGATGAGAGAATCAGCAGTCTTTTTCTGGATCTTTCAGGACTGCAGTATGCCTCTCTGGCAGCCTTGCAGGAACTTGAATCTGATCTTCAGTATTTCAAGTCAACGAATAAGAAGATTATTGCATGGTCATCATATTACAATCTTTATGCCGCTCTTTTGGCTTCGACGGCTGATGAGGTATATATGGATCCAATGGGGAGCGTCAGCCTCCCGGGATACTCGGTCTACAGAACTTATTATGCCGATGCCATGGAGAAATGGAATCTTGAGATGGCCTATTTCCATGCGGGAGAGTTCAAGTCATACGGTGAGCCCTACATAGCCTCGGAAATGTCTCGGGATATGAAGAGGGAGAACCAGCGCTGGCTTGATGAGCTCTGGGACCAGTATCTGAGTACTCTGGCCATAAACAGGGAGCTTTCATCTGATGATCTGAAAAACTGGATAGCACAATATCCGGATATGATTAAGGGAGCTGAGAACAGTGAAGCCGAGGCTGCATTGAAGGCTTCTCTTATAGATGGAATCCTCACTCCCATTGAACTGGATAAGGAGCTGGTCAGACTCACAGGTTCTGAGCGTAAAGATATGATCTGGGGCGGAGATTACCATCCTGTACAGGATGGAGCCATTCCGGGAGAAAAAGAAGTATACGTCCTTACGGCTTCCGGTCAGATTCACGGCGGTGAATCGAGACCCTGGTCTATCGGCTCAGACACTGTGGTGAACACTCTTGACCGTATTTCTGAAGATAAAAATATAGCAGCCCTGGTACTTCGCCTTGATACAGGCGGCGGCAGTGCTTTTGCCTCGGAGTTGATCCGCAGAAAGCTTGTTGAAATGAAAAAGAAGGGTACCCGCATTGTCGTCTCGATGGGGGGCGTTACGGCTTCCGGTGGTTACTGGATTGCCTCTGCAGCCGATGAAATATGGTCGGCACCCGGCACAATCACGGGTAGCATCGGTGTATTTACTATGGTTCCTCAAATCTCAGGATTTACAGAGGGGACTCTGAATCTCCATTCCGATGGGGTCGGGACAACCTGGATGAGTGGACAGGGAAGACTTGATCAGCCACTGAACGAACAGTCCCGGTCGGTATTCCAGACCACAGTAAACCAGACATATACTCAGTTCCTAGACCTTGTGGCCGAGAGCAGAAGCATGTCGGTCGGCTCTCTTAAGCCTCTGGCAGAAGGGAGAATCTGGACCGGAAACGAAGCATTGGCCAATGGGCTTGCAGATCATACAGGGACACTGAATCAGGCCATTGAATCGGCGGCGCTTCTAGCCCGGCTTGATGATTACAGAGTGGAGTACCACAAGGAAGAGCCTCTGAATATGGATGATGTATTAGGCAGTATCCAGGGAATCCGGATGTCTGGAATTTCTAAGTTCCTGGAGAGTCTGCTCCCTTCGGTCTCTGAAGATATACTCAATCTGAAACCCGGTCATGTCTATGCACTGTCTCATGTGGCAAATAGGTAG
- a CDS encoding integron integrase, with amino-acid sequence MTFTEYLEKNTNINPGAIPYYQQWIVLYQNYIKKSGESMVGFQKSLMHLYQAWQIDQAVDAVKYYDYFTSSLEHSKKILSVNKGILQWDSAKKQMQEVLRLRQKSYQTEKTYMHWLVRFSEFSEKSPDKLESRDLKEFISYLAVEKAVSQSTQNLAFNALLFFYRNIIETSVDGLETSIRSKIPAKLPVVMDKGEIEAVFSHLPPTHLLMGALIYGGGLRLNECLSLRIKDLDLKKHCITVVQGKGNKDRQTLLPTKLIPSIEEQMSVCKSVYCSDRRENRPGVSIAPALRRKYVNASTDWNWFWLFPSREFSFCPYTSLPLRHHIHPSTLQRSFKTALRIAGIQKRATIHTLRHSFATHLLEAGYDIRTIQSLLGHVSVETTMIYTHVAGKNRMGVISPYDR; translated from the coding sequence ATGACCTTTACTGAATATCTTGAAAAGAACACAAACATAAATCCCGGGGCCATTCCTTATTATCAGCAGTGGATTGTTCTGTATCAGAACTACATAAAGAAATCAGGGGAAAGTATGGTTGGCTTTCAAAAATCTCTGATGCATTTATACCAGGCCTGGCAGATTGATCAGGCCGTAGATGCTGTAAAATATTATGATTATTTTACATCCAGTCTGGAACATTCAAAGAAAATCTTGTCAGTTAATAAGGGTATTTTGCAGTGGGACTCTGCTAAGAAACAGATGCAGGAAGTGCTCCGTCTCAGGCAGAAATCTTATCAAACAGAGAAAACATATATGCACTGGTTAGTCCGCTTTTCAGAGTTTTCTGAGAAATCACCGGATAAATTGGAGAGCAGGGATTTAAAAGAGTTCATATCCTATCTGGCTGTTGAAAAAGCGGTCTCTCAATCCACTCAAAACCTGGCATTTAATGCCCTTCTTTTTTTCTATAGAAATATTATTGAGACTTCTGTTGATGGACTCGAGACAAGTATAAGATCAAAGATTCCGGCAAAACTGCCGGTTGTAATGGATAAAGGAGAAATAGAGGCCGTTTTTTCTCATCTCCCCCCTACTCACCTTTTGATGGGAGCTCTCATCTATGGAGGAGGACTGCGTCTCAATGAATGTCTTTCTCTACGCATCAAAGATCTGGATCTTAAAAAACACTGTATTACTGTTGTCCAGGGAAAAGGGAATAAAGACCGTCAGACTCTGCTACCCACAAAACTGATACCCTCCATTGAAGAGCAGATGAGTGTTTGCAAGTCTGTATACTGCAGCGACAGAAGGGAAAACAGGCCGGGTGTTTCCATTGCACCGGCCTTAAGACGTAAATATGTGAATGCTTCAACAGATTGGAATTGGTTCTGGTTGTTTCCATCAAGGGAGTTCAGCTTCTGCCCTTATACCTCACTGCCATTACGGCATCATATTCATCCTTCTACTCTGCAGCGAAGTTTTAAAACCGCCCTTAGAATTGCAGGAATACAGAAAAGAGCTACCATTCATACACTGCGCCACAGTTTTGCGACCCATCTGCTGGAGGCCGGATATGATATTAGAACGATACAGAGTTTGCTGGGACATGTCTCAGTAGAGACAACAATGATTTATACCCATGTAGCCGGCAAGAATAGAATGGGAGTTATCAGCCCCTATGATCGTTGA